The following are encoded in a window of Octopus sinensis linkage group LG23, ASM634580v1, whole genome shotgun sequence genomic DNA:
- the LOC118767593 gene encoding iron-sulfur cluster assembly scaffold protein IscU-like — protein MALLRNVAYSLRTLTESKNVVVALYHKNVIDHFENPRNVGSLDKNDNNTGTGLVGAPACGDVMKLQIKVDDNGKIVDAKFKTFGCGSAIASSSLATEWVKGKSVTEAASIKNSEIAKELCLPPVKLHCSMLAEDAIKAALNDYKRKKQQANS, from the exons TGACCGAATCAAAGAATGTTGTTGTGGCTTTATATCACAAAAAT GTGATTGATCATTTCGAAAATCCCCGTAACGTTGGTTCACTTGATAAGAATGATAACAATACAGGTACAGGACTTGTTGGGGCCCCTGCTTGTGGGGATGTCATGAAATTACAG ATTAAAGTTGATGATAATGGGAAAATAGTTGATGCTAAATTTAAAACTTTCGGTTGCGGCTCAGCCATTGCCTCCAGTTCCCTTGCAACTGAATGGGTGAAAGGTAAATCG GTCACTGAAGCTGCATCCATAAAGAACAGTGAGATAGCTAAAGAACTATGTCTTCCACCAGTAAAGCTACATTGTTCCA TGTTGGCTGAAGATGCAATCAAAGCAGCGTTAAATGATTACAAGCGAAAGAAGCAACAAGCAAATTCCTGA